DNA sequence from the Methanofollis formosanus genome:
CGGGGTAGGTGCCGTTTGCAAGCCATTCCATACCGAGGACGGCCTCGGGGACGGGGCTGCCCCAGTCGCCGACAAAGCGCGGGATACGGTAGACCTTGCCGTGCTTTACGGCCTCGATCTCCTGCCAGGCGGGGTCGGTGAGGAGGGCCTGCGGGTCGCCGTTGTTGCTGAGGATGATCACGTCGGGGTTCCAGGTGGCGACCTGCTCGAAGTTCACTTCCTGGCGGTGACCCTGGAGTTCTTCGGAGGCGAAGCGGCATCCCGCGTCATGTGCCCACTGGGAGTGGAACTCGCCGCCGGCGAAGGTGTGAAGCGGCGACCTCCAGGTGATGTAGGCGTTGTCCTGGTCGGCCTCCGGGATCTCGCCGGTCATCTCGACAAGGTCTGAACATTTGTCGTCAAGATACGAGGCCAGTTCTCCGGCGCGTTCGTTCTTGTTCAGGACATCGCCGATGACGGTGAGGGCACCGGTGACATCGTCGAAACCGTTCGTGTTGAGGTAGACGACCGGTACACCGATCTCCCCGAGACCTCCGCTGGACCAGGAGCCGGCGATGATCACGTCGGGGTGAACGGCGAGGATCGCTTCCTTGTTCACCTCGATGCCGGTCCCGCTGACGACCGGGATCTCTGAGATGGATGGGTCGATGGTCTGGAAGCCTTCGTCGATGGAGGCAAAGTAATCGACGCCTGCGAGACGTTCGGCATCGCCGTCGATCGCCATGACCATCGCGGCCGCAGGGGTGTAAAGGGTCACGACGCGATGGGTGGTGTAGGGTATCCTGACGCTGTCGCCGTTCATGTCGGTGACGGTCCTGTAGGATGGCGTCGAACTGTCGCTGCCGGAATCATCCCAGTCTGAAGACGACGATGCAGGGGTGGTTTCGGTGACCGTGGCCGTCACTTCAGGGGCGGTGGTGTTTTCCGGCGTTGGGGTCGGGACCGGCGTCTCGTTTGTCGGAGAGACGGTCGGTACGACTGTGTGGGTCGGGTGCGATTCAGGAGCGGCTGTGCTACTGCCCTGTTGAGAGTCTGTACTCTGCTGAGTTGGCGTCTGCGGCTGATCCGGCTGCTGCCCGGCAGGTGCAAAGATGGCCGCACCAGCAACCACAGCGGCAACGGCGGCTGCTACGAGTAAGATAGCGGTTAGTGTTCGATCCATGGTTCATCTCCGGATTAAAATAATTTAATCCAATGAAACCCATAATTGGGTTCAAAAAAGAGTTTTTCTGAATGCCCGAAAAATGTTTTTATCTGATTGTCGCTGTTAATTAAATTAACCTGTTTAACTCTCCCTCTCCCCTCCAGGCGTCTGCTCTCCCTCCATTTTGGGAAGAATGACTATCAGAGAATAAAATGGCTGCCTGAAATTATTCATACGATCCATATATTTGTTATGAGAACGTGTCACGCACATTGTCACGCGCCGTCGGCCCCCCGTCCGTGCCGCCGCAAAGGGAATAAAGAGTGTTTCCTTGCTCTCTCCCCCCCGTGGAGATGCCCCCGGACTCTCTCACAACGATGAGAATGACGGACCGGCAGCAATCTCCTGAACAACGCCATACTTTAGATCCTTCTTCCGGCCACAAACCATGATCCGGGAGTTCTGGGATTACCTCATAGTATGCCTGAGGCGTGCTCTCGAATCATGCCTGATTCGACAAAGTCACAATCACTAATACCGCCCGGCGCCCAGTACACAGCAATGAAGGTCACCATCCTTGCAAGTGGGAGCAAGGGCAATGCCATCTATGTGGAGGGCGAGGAGGGATCCCTCCTCATCGACGCCGGGCTCTCCGCCCGGGAGGTCAGGAAACGGATCGGCGAGGCCGGCGGGGACGAGCGCGACCTGCGGGGGATCCTGGTCACCCATGAACACACCGACCATATCAAGGGGGCCGACGTCCTTTCCAGAAAGTTCGAGGTCCCGGTGTTCGGAACCGGAGGGACACTGGAAGGATTTATGCGTGCACGGACCTCAACGAAAACGGTGACGACCCGGCGGATCTCGACAGGGGACGCATTCACGATCTCCGGCTTCTCGGTCCGCCCCTTTCCCACGGCCCACGACGCCGCCGAACCCTGCGGCTACTGTCTGGAGGCCGACGGCGTCCGCGTCGGCTGCTGCCTGGACACCGGGATCGTCACTCCCAGGATCGAACGGGCCCTCGGATGCTGTGACGTCGTTGTCCTGGAGAGCAACCACTGTCCCAGGATGCTTGACGAAGGGCCCTATCCTGCGTTTCTCAAGGCGCGGATCAGGTCGAAACTCGGGCACCTCTCCAACAACGCCGCGGCGACCTGCCTCTCAGACATCGGGGACGACCTCGCGGCGGTGATGCTCGCCCACCTCTCCGAGGTGAACAACACCGCAGAGAAGGCGGAAGAGACCGCAAAAGGTGCCTTCCACGACGAGATCGAGCACCTGATCATCGGCGACCAGCACACGGTCTCGGAGACCGTGAGGATCTGACCATGGAGTTTGCAGCATTTTCGCGGGTCTGCGAGCAACTCGAAGGGCTGAGCGGGAGGCTCGAGATGATCGACCTCATCGCCTCCGTCCTCCCCACCCTCCCGGACGAAGAACTCCCCATCTTTGTCAGGTTCGTGATGGGTCGGGTCTTCCCTGACTGGAGCCCCCAGAAACTCGGCATCGGCCCCAACCTCCTGTACGAGGCGATCGGGTATGTCGCCGGGAGGAAGAAGGCCGAGGTCGTCGCCGCGGTCAACGAGACCGGGGACGTCGGGTGTGCCGTCGAACAACTCCTCGCCACCAAGTCCCAGACCTCGTTCTTCGTCGAACCTCTTTCCCTGGCCGGCGTCTACGCCGACTTCACCAGGATCGCCAGGACCGACGGGAGCCGTTCGCAGCGGGAGAAACTCAAGATCATCAAGGGGCTCCTCGGCAACGCAGGCGCCCTTGAGGGACGGTATCTCTCCCGTCTCCTCCTTGAAGAACTGCGGATCGGTGTCGGCGAAGGGAATGTGCGCGACGCGATCGCCGGGGCCTTCGACGTCGATGC
Encoded proteins:
- a CDS encoding ABC transporter substrate-binding protein; the protein is MDRTLTAILLVAAAVAAVVAGAAIFAPAGQQPDQPQTPTQQSTDSQQGSSTAAPESHPTHTVVPTVSPTNETPVPTPTPENTTAPEVTATVTETTPASSSSDWDDSGSDSSTPSYRTVTDMNGDSVRIPYTTHRVVTLYTPAAAMVMAIDGDAERLAGVDYFASIDEGFQTIDPSISEIPVVSGTGIEVNKEAILAVHPDVIIAGSWSSGGLGEIGVPVVYLNTNGFDDVTGALTVIGDVLNKNERAGELASYLDDKCSDLVEMTGEIPEADQDNAYITWRSPLHTFAGGEFHSQWAHDAGCRFASEELQGHRQEVNFEQVATWNPDVIILSNNGDPQALLTDPAWQEIEAVKHGKVYRIPRFVGDWGSPVPEAVLGMEWLANGTYPDTVDLDMVAEAQDFYSLFYDYDLSEEEAREVMGPTPAPHVRTVTVTDGLGRAVEVELPVERVATGYGIAQKMITTLGAEDRIVGANNPGFNVEEVLALDPDLIVIAGWDRNTLNALEGCDVPVFGVIAENIDQLTDSMTNLGEALEEKETAERFCEIYADNIALVQDRTSDLSAAERPVVYLVGPAGVANTCTGEMYQSDLIEIAGGKNAAESESGTRWVDIDAEKIVEYNPDIILIVQYQSQVTPTDIINDERFKDITAVKNRQVYVFPSNVCPWDYPSPEAVLGIKWLAKALHPDLFADVDVTADADAFYEEFYGTTFTELGGTLPATNFPGNAAAASAPAPMQATV
- a CDS encoding MBL fold metallo-hydrolase, with the translated sequence MKVTILASGSKGNAIYVEGEEGSLLIDAGLSAREVRKRIGEAGGDERDLRGILVTHEHTDHIKGADVLSRKFEVPVFGTGGTLEGFMRARTSTKTVTTRRISTGDAFTISGFSVRPFPTAHDAAEPCGYCLEADGVRVGCCLDTGIVTPRIERALGCCDVVVLESNHCPRMLDEGPYPAFLKARIRSKLGHLSNNAAATCLSDIGDDLAAVMLAHLSEVNNTAEKAEETAKGAFHDEIEHLIIGDQHTVSETVRI